tttatggagtaggaacgtaatagaaaagttaaaaaaaaaaaaggaaaagtcaatcaaaataatgaaaaatataaaaggacaCATGACtcacctaaattgtaattaaagtccttgattataggaatagaagttatggagtgtaatcaaagtctgatcgtttcaaaaaaaaaaattaattgtatccaaaaaataatattatatattgatacccaaaaaataatatatatatatatatatatatatatatataggccggcctatcaggcttataaggctTCTTAATAAGCCTAAGactggtctatttaatttaataggcttttaaaaaaagcGTGAACCTAACCTTTTGATTAAATAGATCAGTTCAAGCCCGACTTTATGTAAGGTCCTAGGTCCCTATAGACTGACCTGACCTATTTTCACCCCTATTTGTTGGTAAACCGGGTAGGTTAAAAACTAGTTGACTTCAAAATATAAGGCCACgaaacaagcaaaacaacaccagaaaaaatactttcataaaaaaatgatttttcacaACAAATTACATTGGTAATTTAAAACTAAACATTTAGAGCTCTAAAAGAATTAATtctttttgattaattattttttaccaaaaagaattaattctttaaaagttttatttgtaGGGAATAATTtggtgattaattatttttttacgtataattttgattataaatgAATTGAAGAATTAGTGactattagagaaaaaaaataaaacatccgTCAGTTATGATGCCTTTTGAAgaagatagaaagaaaaaataattcaatttattaatcACATCATAAACCTGTCTATTTTTGCTAAAGAAACatcaaatttttgttaaaattatgaatcacaatttttatttttgtttctcttttcaaATCCTGCTTTTACATTATActaaaatcctttaaaaaaattgttttttaataaatttctgaGTAAgcatttaaattactttatatataaaatccaTCATAAATTCTCAAGTACTTTAtcgacaaattaaaattttaaatagaaaactTCATTAAGATATCaaattagattattttaaaaaacttgaacTAAAATAACTCAAGACCAAAATCAAGCATAAACTTAAAAGACAGAAAACAAAACTAAACTCCGATTTATTAAGACTTAAGATTATAGTTCTATGttcagtaaaaaaacaaaaaattatagttttatgTAAAAGGGCCAAATTAATTCATGGTCTAGACCTGAAAATTTAGCCCTCCTTGCAGTCCTAATTGATTATTACCATGTGGAGGATACATTGGACAAGTTTTATTAATGAACAATATGGCATGTTTATCTGGTAAGCGTAGATAATTAGTCTGAAACTGACACTCAAAAAACTTTAAGCCAACGTTATGTGAACCAGTCAAATcagtatcataaaaaaaaacagtcaAATCAGTAGGGACCAATCCTAGCAAATTAGACCACCAAAAGGGATTAATTACAAAGGAGAAATGATTTTCTTGTAATTAATATTGCAACTAATATGGCATTGAACAGGAAGCTAGAGAAACATCCTAATGAGGAAAATAGTAgggcaaaacaaaataaaaataatgcccTTCTCTATAACAGAATTTAGCTAAGGGAAATTACCTTGTCACATCTACAACTGTTATGGCAGAGATATTACACGAGAATTACATCAAAACCTTTTAcgtataaaatgataatatgCCGTTCCAAGAATTCAGATGGCCAATTCTCCAGTTGCTGGCTGCACTAATGGTAAATCTTGTTTATCTTGGAACTTTTTCATTCCTTCAATCGTTTAGAATTGGGCATCCTGAAATTGACAAAAGAAAACTAAGATAGACACCCCCTATTATATGAAATACTCACCTGCGCCAAAAACCAAGCTCAAGGTattaaaaattcatcaaatttcaGGATCCTAAATTATTGAAGAAAACATAAAGAAATTGTATAagttgaggaaaaaaaataaccaagaaCATTGAGAGGAAAAGCATAACATAAATAGAAGAGTTCAGGATGAAAAATCCGTGCTTTAACACGCCTAGATAAAATCCGATTTCAAGTTACCTCGGGGAGCTCATACGCTTGTCCATTTGCTGATTAATGGCGTTAGGGGTACTTGACCTAGTCTCAGCATCCAAAGCCTGAAAATCATAGTGAATTGATACAAATAATTACATCTTCATGACATGGTAGGCAGCAATTCACATATCACTAGTAGATCAACTTTAGAATCTGTttggatagaaaattttaattgaaaaaataatttattaaagaatttaaatttttttaatctaaaattcattgtttgaatgttttatatgaaaaatttaaatttttgaaattttaaaataaaattttaaacaactaaaaatgtggaattttaatttccttctaaaaggtgagaaattgaaattttcttcttgaTAGAAGAACCTTCCAAAACGTTTTTGTATTTCCTTTAtaatcttcatcttctctttCACCTGAAAGTTCCCAAAATCCCGTTCTCGAACTCGCAACTCTTTCCTCGTGCCGATGATCCTCCTCTTCTTCAAGAAATCCTGTCTGAGCTCGCAGAGCTTCGATCGGGGACATGTGTAAGGGAACACGTAGAACTGCACCCGTCAGTCAAGAAAGCAACCGTCCGTCATGTCCCGGTTCCTCTGCAACTCCCCATGCCgcatcaatatttttctcttgGAAAACACAACAATCatatcttctcttctctttgtattcattttctttcaccctcagaattttaatttttttttatccaaacataaaattttgaaaataaaaaaatttcaattcaaaattcttagaatttaaaatttctcagaattttaaattctttcatccaaacacactcttaggtGGTAGAATATAGAGCATACCACATAATAAAAATTCCTGAAAACAACCTAATTTAAGTAATATCCTGCAGTACCAATTATTTGAGTCTTTACTCCTTACAAATTCCATGTATCAACCCTTAGAGACCGCTGTTATGAAAATAATTCAACCCACAACATAAACTCAAGGAAAAAGTAATTGATTCCTTCTTGTATTCCCAATTGAACTGGAAAGCAACAATATAATTTAGAAGCATGCAATAGCAATATGGCTAAAACAATAACAAGGGAGTACTTGGATAATGGGTAGATACCAGGGACTGATTATACCAAGCCATTACCTTATAAGCAGGAATTTAAGAAGCCTGTCTAAGACAGCAGTAGCAGTCGTGAAGCCAGTTCACTCCCCATTCAGTGATTTAGCCTTCACATTGATGCTACACAATTCCATAAACAACGTGATTTCTCTATACAACCACTTCCATCTGGAATTTCTAGTCCACATACCCCTTATCCAAGCATCACCTATTTCCTTAAACAAACAAGTCAAATCAACtaccaaaaacataaaagatactCACCTCAGAAGCATTTTCTCTAGACACTCCATCTTCTGGTTGCGGTTCACTGGATTCTGGATTGATCACATCCCACAAGAAACCATTGTCACATCCAAGAGAAAGCTTGTCAAAATCTTTATCGACAGCTCTACATTGAGGCTCCACATGTGCCACATACTTCTCTGTAATTCCATACACCAAAAAACACATTCAGTAGTTAATATAATTCCAATAAAGAAAAGGCCAAAAAGCTAGTTACATTTATAACAATGAGATAAACAATCTTTGTTAATCAACCATCACACACTTAGCCATCATTCACCAATCACCAGTAGCATGCGCAGAAGCATTTCCTCACGCCCAGACAATAAAGTGCAAAAGAATACTTACCTCTTGAGCCATGTTTGCTGATAATTACTAGATGTGTGATCATGTACAATCATGGAGCCAAGACTAAGGATGCAAGAAAGTAACTGAAAGATACCAACAGATACTCTTCAATTTGAACTCACTCCTATTTGTTCTACATAATTCAATAGTTACTATTTCACAAATCACCAAAATAAAGAATCTCAGAACTGTTCTATGCATAGTGCTGGAAGGGCATAGCCATATTCAGATACTTGTTATCAAGCAACAAGTAAATGCTATCTCTgtaaccaaaatgaagaaaggaaaTTTTCAACCTATTCCCTTAACCAATAATGTCTCACCAAATGCAGCAACAATATCTTACCTATCAATCCGTATCATATTATTGACTGACTATTTATATCCCTATGTTCCAAAAATTTTGTCTTCATTACAAAGGAACAAATGCTATACAAACAATATAATCAGAACACAATTTTGGAATTGGCTCAAACAATTGCTGTTTACCTGCTAAACTACGAAGAGCATTCTCTGCAGCTTGTTGTTGAGCATCCTTCCTTGTCCTACCCATACCAACACCTATTTTCTCACCAGTGAATAGTACCTAAACCCAGGCACAAGACAAATTTACAGCACAGGTTATGAATCAATTAAAACAGAGAAGACCAAAACTTATTTCAGATCCAAGAGTAACaaaaattcaagagttcaaaacCAATAATCAAATAATGCATATAATACAACTCATGCTACATAAACAAAGAGTAATGCAATCATAtaacaaaaatgttaaataaggCGTGCATAAAGaggcataataataataataataataataataataataataagaagaagaagaagaaaaaaaaagagagatataacttTCACTGACCTCCACTGAAAACTGCAAGTCTTTGCTGGTGCTTAAAATAGACTTAAATTCAACCTGTAATCGAAAAACATGAAATTGTACTTCAAGAAAAACAGATAAAAATTCAGTTAGGTGCAAAAGTCATGCATACCTTAGAGTTACACCGCCTCCCAATTTCTTGCAGCACTTGAATAGATAGAGGGGATAAGAAGTTCATTTTTCCAGCTTcatgttgaaaatctttgcTGTTAGAAGAGGCATGATTCTGAGATATCCCATCCTCTGCAAAAACTTAGGTCAATAACACAACACAGAACAGCAATTATATAGGcagcaatgaaaataaaatgctaACGAGAACTTAGAAACAAGCTTGTCCCAGTATCTGGGATTTTTCCAGCCCTACAAACTAGGAGATATGGTTGGATAATTCAACAAGGCCAACATTAGAATCTACCAAATGATATGAAGTtacaaaggaaaaatgaaagaaaacacccaacaacaacaatagcctTTTTCCCACTAggcaaaaggaagaaaacaACCACAAAGAAAAAATGCATTCATGCACAACTTCAGCTCTCTCCAATCCAAAGTGTATAAAATGAGTATTCCTTGTAAAGTCAATTTCCTAATTTTATCATTGAAGGAAGGAAGTGAATCATAAAGAAGGCGTGGTTGGCCTCTGGCTTGGGCCCTAAGCTCTGAAAGCAATGGAATATTTTCTCTGTTTCACCCATGTCTTTTTTGATTGTTTAGGGATATTTCACTGTTAATTTGTAACATCTTGCTGCAATATTCAATATTCAATTATTAGCAGTTGGTTTTCTTTTTGAGTTCAATCAAAACAGAGTGGACTATGTTAACACAAAATCAGAGCATGAAGGGTGATGCTCCAACACCATTCACAGAAAGCAGAAGGGAAAAATAGAAAGTGGGGACATCCAAAAGGTGAAATACAAAGCATTCATGGGTCTATTTTTTAACATGTACAAGATACATGCTACTAAACTATGTAATACTATTTCTGATTTAACACTTGATCTTTCAAACAGTACATCAAAACTATATTAAtaccaatataaaaactcattaaataatcatggaaaatatttatagtagccaaatacaaacTGGCCCTTATTCcattcacacacacacagttCATCATACTTAATAAGAGTGTCAAATAAGATTCAAAGGctttaaataagaatatatcAAGAAAATAAACATTACCTGATGATAGCTGAGACTTAGATGGAACAATCTGCCTCTGCAAATCAGAAACAGAAGTTGCCTGCATATAAGCAATATTTTCAACACAGGAAATTTTACAGTACtccaaaaaaacacttcaaatATTGTCAAAAATGGGAAGCAACAAAATGCTCATTGACAAACCTCTTCAGCCTTTAGTTGTGATGCTTGTGGGAGTAAAACATTGGGGGATGAACCTATGACACTATTAGAAAATGGTTTCTGTTGAGCCTGATGCTTATCGGACTTTATTACATTAGATTCTTTAACAGATGCAGAAGGCCAACTATTGGTCTGACTTCTGCTGGCTATATCATCTTCTACCAACCCACCTCCAAATGGCTGCATCAAAGATGGTGATGCTTGATTAGGTGGCCTCAATATCAGAGGAGGTTCAGCTGAAATTTGACCTCTTATATCTGGACCATGCCTCATGCCTAaaagtccttttctcatgtcaTAATCACGATCAACAGAGTTGCCATCATGCTTGACAGGAGGTCCAAGCAAACCAGGTTCTGAGACAAGGATGGGGAAAATACCATGAAAATAAAGCACATTTTTGCAAAACTAGAATATAGAAACCCTAAAATAGCATAATCTGTGCCGTACTCTGAGAAGGAATCagtgttcttgaagatccaggGCCGGTGACATTTGAAATAATACCAGCAGTTGGCTGAGAGGTTTCATGTCTGAATTCAACACTGTTTGTCATGGGTCGGGTGGATAAATCAACAGAAAACTTATCATCCTGAAAAGAAtaacacaaaatatataaaaaataaaataaattattgtagtATCTACAAATGTTCCATGCACAAACAATACTACTGGCCAAAACACATCACAGAGACAACACGAAAGCCACTACCAAGAATTActtgaaagtttgaaaatacATTGCTACAACAAGACCAGAAATAACACATTGAAAACCAAGGAAACTTACAGGTTGGCTTAACCTCCGTTCAACTTCTGCACCATTCATTCCTTCACTGAAGGGGGCATTAGCATTACCATTTGGTACATCCTGTCATCCAGTGAACATGGTGATATCAGAGCAACAGATAAACAAGCATCTACAAACAGGAAGATAATAGCACATCATCACGGATGGCTaattatcatcaataaattaTGAAGCACACATCTAATGCAGTAATACCTCAGACATCAAATAGTTGCTGACATCCGGAGGATGAGGTAGAAGTCCAATATCATCTTCAAAGAAGATTTCAGCAATTCTTTGTAATAAACTCTCATCAAACTCTCTGAGAACGTGGCAAATTAATTATAGCCATAGTGGGAATAATATTTGAGCCAATAAAACACTCAATCATATAACTTACTTGAAAAAACAACCTCTGACATTGCATGCAACATTTCTTGCTACACATAGGACTGGGACAGCATTGGCTGTctaataaagaaaagaatataCTAAAGTCTCTATCAAgaatatttagaaaataaaattaaaaaaattgcaataaTATACATAAACCTGCACCTCTGCTTGAGGAGCATAATAAGGAGTAAAGGCAGGCACCACATGAACCCTAGGCTGGTCCTTGTCTACCCAGACCTTTGACCGATCATCAATCACCATTGCCATCTTGGGATGGCAGACACCatcttggaaaacatttagTAAAGATTTTCGGGAGCCTGGAAATTATTCCATACAGAAATGAATAACAGCAAGAAGAAATTACAACTATAAGAAGCAATAAGACAAAATAAAGCAAATTACCTACAAAAACAAACTTGTGCCCTTTATATTTGTTACACAACCAACAAGAccccataaaaaaaaatgttttaagaggtagataagatttcaaattaagtttcatttcaaaattgtgtatcatgttaaaggtgattcaaagaagGTTCAAATAGTTAGGAAATAATAGAAACAATACCTGATTTGACACAAATCACACGATTAAGGACTTGCTTTAAACCTATAAGATGTGCCCCAGGGTCAAGAAGCCTCCATATTTCCAAAGCATAATCCCTTTCAGCCATAGTACAAACATATACTTCAAACCTCTTGCGTCCTTTAGCTGTTAAATAGCTTCTTAAATCGTCCCAAGCAGGTCGTAATCTCACTAATACACTAGTATCACGTATCTATGAGAAAAAACAAGCAGTGAGACACAAAATCTCTGCATATCAGAAGGGTTCCAAATATTTAGGTGTAATTAATAACCACATTACATGCCAAGaaattcatacaaaaaaatGACAAGTTTTACACAGTATTTGTGTACTATCTAGAGACATGGAACAAACTCACAAAGATGAATAACAATGCTAAACTACAACAAAACTATACATAATAGATCCattaagaaaaccaaaaaagcTGCCCAAGTAAATTGATAGCATATACATTCATAAACAAGGACAAGCACATGCAAGAATCAGTAACCACTGGgcaatttaatcaataatagtTAGCCCCCTTGACACTCAGCAACATTAACTCAACATTTTTTCGCAActgaaagaaaatttgaaggTATATGAAGCTGATTTCATTTATACaggcaaaaaatataaacaagcaAAAGCTGAAACTGTAAACAAGAGAGAATCAACACGATGTTAAAATGTAAAACTCTTAAATGACTAATTATCCAAAATACAAGATCATAGAAAGCAGAATATATCACATATCAATAAAACCCAAAATAATGTCATTCTTTGTCTCTCTCCTATGTTGGTGATAACACATTCCTAATTCAGTCAAAAATTACTGAGTAAAACTCTACTCTTCTAAATCCAAATCTCTGAAAAGTGAATCCTTATATCTGAGTAAAAGCAAGAATGAAGTGAATAGACAAACCAATTTAAAACCTATGTTTATCCAAGCCAAAGTTGTGTGTACTTTACCCATATATACCCATTCAATTTGATTGTGCACTCACTCCCCGCACAGAAGTGTTATTGTGCGACCCATAAACGAGTACAAGAGGGGTTTGCGAACAATTATTCCAGAAGATTTACTACTCTCCCCAGCTCCTCTTTCATTCTTTAAAAGGTTAGAAATTGCAGTTGCATTGTGCTCTGATGCAGCCCAATGCAATCCACAATCAGAGGCCAAATGCAGCTACAGCAGTCGTTACAGCCACATGCAATCCATTTCATCACTTCAATCCCATCTAACAATTTTCATAAATCAGCCACATCACCACACTAAGATTGCCCTCAGCAAATTTCGAAGTTTCAATCCCATCTAACAATTTTCATAAATCAGGCACAACACCCCACTATGCTCAGTCTCAGCAAATTTCACCTATTCCCAAAACCCCAAACTTCACCTCATCAAATTTTACCAATTCCCAAAACCCCAAACTTAAACCCTAAAAACCCTATCGAGCAATCTCCCCCCACCATTCACCCTCCCTCAAAAACCCAAACACCACAAAAACTAACCAACAACCAAAATCAAACAGAAACACAACACTTAATACTCAATCAACAATAACCACAAACCTCAGGATTAATCCTCGTGAGGACAATATTCCTCTCCTGCAACCGTACAACCGGCCGAACCAGTTTCTCGTGGCTACCAGACAGCGGTGGCGCCTCCTCCATCTGAACCTTATACACTTTCCCGTTATCAACAACAGTGTCACTCTCCGCGTACTGCTTGAGCAACAACCTGTCCTCGAGGTACCTCTTAAGCTCTGAGGACATCCCCTGCACCCGCAACGGATCGGTCTCACGCGAAAGCCACCCCCTCAGGGCCTCAATCCTATCCTCGAATGACTTCATCGTGTTCGCCACGATGAGCGTCTCGTCCAAATCGAAGACAATCGCGAGACACCGCAGGTTCAGCATCCCCAAGCACGCGTCGTAGAGCCCCAACGGCACCGCGAAGCACCAGAAGCACGGGAACTTCTTCCTCTTGCTCGGCATCGAAACGAGGTGAATCTCCTCGTCgttcaccaccaccaccgccgTCTAAAACGCACCGTTTTATCAGAAAACACTAAAACTACACAAATATATTCAATTCGTTTGTTTAttcatgaattaattaataattagtttataatttGTTGATGATAACCTTCATTTCGTAGAAGCAACTGGCGTGGATGGCGATTAGTTCCTTCTGTTCAGTGGCGACTGAGGAATCGAGCTTGCAGCGGACGTTGAATGCGGCAACGGTTTGGAGGATCGAGAGCGGAGGGCAGCGCTCGCTCTTCGCGCTGAAGTGGTGGATGCGAATCTCGTTGTTCGGGAAGCGGAAGTTGTTGTGAAACGACGTCGTCGTCGTCAACGACGACGGAGGAATCACATCTAGTTCGCCGATGTGCTTGTCGCCGTCGTACACCTCGTGCTTGAACCCTAAACGACTCATCTTACCCTCCCTCGCGCGCGAAATGCTTCAAGAAACAAAAACGACGACGGTGGAGACAAAACGCAAGAGAATGCTCAGGAAATAAGATTGAGAGGTTTGCGCAGATTTGTGAATGTCGTTTTGCTCTTTCGTTCTCTGGTTCTCATCATCGCAAACTcacactctctttctctctctattacAGTGTCTCTGAAACTCAGAGCATTCTCTCTTTCTCAGTCCgtgtctttctctctctagccTGCGAATTTCAAACCATTACAGTGCTTGGATATTTATAGGCCGGGAAGGGGGTTCGGTTGAACAGAGGATGTGTGAGATTACTGATGTGTCCCGATTGGCTTGCCTGGGGTGATGTTAAGTACACGGTGGGGACGAATGATGAGACATTGAATAGCATCTACTAATACTTTACATCGCGCGAAGAAGTgggttatatttttgttatccaTCTTAATTTTTCGTATCATATTAATAATTGCATAGAGTTGGTGTTATAAGGTTAGCTCCtgtgaaaaaatttatatttttttattttttttacatcaacGATCGTTATCTATTAAGGATTAATTCGATATAATAAGTTAAGAAATATATGtggtaaaataaaaagttttcaaataaaaaaatttaatttttaatttctcaaaaaattaaaattactttttttaatcctCAGTTCAAATTTGAGAAActaaaaagatataatttttttatttgagaagaaaaagtaaaataaaaaaaagcatttatcCTATTTTAACTATGAATGTGCATGTTGGTAGGTATTTTTTCCCTTTCTAgacttttttctaattaattcacATCTTTTAGAAATGTTTATTAATATAGTTACttgcattaaattttttaaaatttatattatcttgCAAAAATTACCTTAAAGTTATTGAAACTcataatttatatcttttcacttaattaattaatgtgtaataatattcttatttaatccttataagagaaataatatatttatctttttagtacatagcatttattataaataattaagagaatttgagtaaaaaaataagttaatgcaaaaaataactttaaaaaaatcttataaaaagaaacaaataaaattaaaaaaaaatcttaatttagaTATAGTAATAAATCTTTATTACTTTGTTgcaaaaataagataagataaagaaaaatactaacaatatattttaaaagaaggaACTAACAATATATTTTCCTAAGGGACTTTTGACCATACCctaaaatttattacaaatcataaaatttggtaacttttacttttcattagatgaattttaactaattttatactatttttatttcatttttatttattagactCAAATACCTAATTAACGGAGATTAATAAGGATTATCTCTTTTATAAAGGATTACATAAAATGACTAGCACACAttaattaagtgaaaaaaaataattaagtgaaaagaTAGAGAGATTATGAGTCTCAATAATTTGAAGgatattttttgcaaaataataCAAGTTATAACAAGTTTAATGTTGTACTAACTTTATTAAAGAACTTTTATAAAgagtgtaaattaattaaaagagtatTTAGGAACAAAGATAGTAGTTTGTAGTAATAAATTTGGTCTaaatttaggtttttttttttactattattggtattaatatttttctctctcttctaaatgtttgttgatataacattttttttatctagggATAATTTagttcaaaaataattaatgcaaaagACATTATGAATTGagtcttataaaaaagaataaacaccatttttaatttggatcttataaatataaatggaggtaataatttttgataaattttaatcaatcatAGAATGTATATTTAAATGAATGTGTCGTGAGAATGTATTACTATTTATTATTACTCCCCTATATTTAAAATGTCAAgaacattaaaagaaaaagtaatgtAGAAGTTGTTGATAAATATTGGTGCACTCCGTAAAGATAAGACTCATAATCTTATAAGAGTGTGAGTTTAAATCATTGTTGATGTGAAAATCTTATTTGTAGACAATCAGTTAATACCTCCATAAGCATTCAATAAGCTTTGAAAAGTAATGTAGAAGCTATTGACAAATATTGGTACAGTTGATAAATATTAGACTCATAATCTTACAAGAGTGGAGTTGATAAATATTAGACTCATAATCTTACAAGAGTGTGAGTTTGAATCattgttaatataaaaat
This region of Glycine max cultivar Williams 82 chromosome 7, Glycine_max_v4.0, whole genome shotgun sequence genomic DNA includes:
- the LOC100777842 gene encoding RNA polymerase II C-terminal domain phosphatase-like 2 isoform X6, with product MSRLGFKHEVYDGDKHIGELDVIPPSSLTTTTSFHNNFRFPNNEIRIHHFSAKSERCPPLSILQTVAAFNVRCKLDSSVATEQKELIAIHASCFYEMKTAVVVVNDEEIHLVSMPSKRKKFPCFWCFAVPLGLYDACLGMLNLRCLAIVFDLDETLIVANTMKSFEDRIEALRGWLSRETDPLRVQGMSSELKRYLEDRLLLKQYAESDTVVDNGKVYKVQMEEAPPLSGSHEKLVRPVVRLQERNIVLTRINPEIRDTSVLVRLRPAWDDLRSYLTAKGRKRFEVYVCTMAERDYALEIWRLLDPGAHLIGLKQVLNRVICVKSGSRKSLLNVFQDGVCHPKMAMVIDDRSKVWVDKDQPRVHVVPAFTPYYAPQAETANAVPVLCVARNVACNVRGCFFKEFDESLLQRIAEIFFEDDIGLLPHPPDVSNYLMSEDVPNGNANAPFSEGMNGAEVERRLSQPDDKFSVDLSTRPMTNSVEFRHETSQPTAGIISNVTGPGSSRTLIPSQKPGLLGPPVKHDGNSVDRDYDMRKGLLGMRHGPDIRGQISAEPPLILRPPNQASPSLMQPFGGGLVEDDIASRSQTNSWPSASVKESNVIKSDKHQAQQKPFSNSVIGSSPNVLLPQASQLKAEEATSVSDLQRQIVPSKSQLSSEDGISQNHASSNSKDFQHEAGKMNFLSPLSIQVLQEIGRRCNSKVEFKSILSTSKDLQFSVEVLFTGEKIGVGMGRTRKDAQQQAAENALRSLAVTFLHP